CGCGAGCGGCCTCGCCTTCACGTTCCTGCGCAACGGCATGTACCACGAGAACTACCTGAACCCCGGCCCGGTCGTGACGGCCGCGGGCGACGGGCGGATCGCGTCGGCGTCCCGGGACGACCTGGCGCTGGCCGCCGCCGTCGCGGCCACCACCGACGGCCACGAGGGCGTCGCCTACGAGCTGACCGGGCCGCGCGCGTGGAGCTTCGACGAGCTGGCCGCGCTGCGCGGCACCACGCACACCAAGGTCACCGCGGAGGAGCGCGTGGCCGGTCTGAGGGGCTTCGACCTGCCGGACTCCCTGGCCGAACTGCTGACCGACATCGAGGTCAACATCGGCCGCGGCGCGCTGTCGGAGGTGCGGCCCGACCTGGAGAAGCTGATCGGCCGCGCGCCCACGACCATCGAGGACGCCGCGCGCGCCGCGGCGTGACGGGTCAGTCGCCGGCGGGGCGCTCCAGGGCGAGGGCGGCGTCGATCTCGCGGTGCGCCTCGGGGTGCTCCTCCCACCACCTCGCGTAACGCGGGTTGCGGGGCAGCAGCGCCCGGTACGCCCGCGCGGCGGCGGCGAACACGTCGTGCGCCCGCCCGGCGGCCGGTCCCTCCCGCCGCGTCGCGAGCATCAGGTCCACCATCAGCGGGGCGCCGCGCAGGGGCCGGACGACGATGCCGTCGCCGCTGCGGGACTGCGGCAGCGCGAACGACACCGCGCCGTTGGCCACCAGGCCGCGCGCGGTGCTCGCCTCGTTCACGTGGTGGGTGAACCGGGGCGTGAACCCGGCCGCCGAGCACGCCGTGAAGATCGCGATGCGGTTGCCGAGCAGCTCGTCCGGCGGGGACACCCAGTCGCGGTCGACGAGCTGCGCCAGGTCCACCTCGTCCTGCTCGCCGAGCGGGTCCGTCTCCGGCAGCGCCACGAACTGCGGCTCGCTGACCAGCCGCCGGACCTCCAGGCCGCGCGTCTCCCGCCGCTCCAACCCCTCGAACCGGTCGAACACGCCGAGCTGGACCCGACCGGACACCAGCAGCTCCAGCAGGTCCGAGGGGCCCCGGGTGATCTCGGTGCGGACCTCCGAGCAGGGGATCGCGCGCCGCAGCTCCTCCACGAAGCGGCCGAAGAACAGCGTGGGCACGCCGCCGACGAGCAGCGGTCCGGGCGTGGCGCCCCGGGTGCGCTCGCGCGCCAGCGACACCAGCTGGTCGACCTCGTCCAGCACCAGCCGGGCCGTGCCGACGACCTGCCTGCCCAGGTCCGTGGGCGACGACCCGGCGGGGGTGCGGTCGAACAACCGGCCGCCGACGATCCGCTCCACGGTCCGCAGCTGGGCGCTCATCGCGGGCTGGGTGAGGCCCAGGCGGGCCGCCGCCTTCGTGAGGCTGCCCTCGTCGGCGATCGCGCAGACCGCCCTGAGGTGGCGCAGTTCGAGCTCGGGCATAACGCCCTTCTATCCCCCTTTCGCATGACCTGCCAGCCCCCGCGCCGGTCATAGTCGGTGGAGTCCCCGCGACGGAGGAGAGCACATGAGCCAGATCTACTGAGCCGCGGCCGTCCCGGTCCCGGCCGCGCCGGGGACCGGGGACGAGCCGGGGGTGACGGGCGGACGTCCCACCCCGTGCGGGCCGCCGGTCGCGACTGCGGAGCAGCGACCGGCGGCCCCGCTCCGTGATCGGCGCTCCGTGCGCGGGGGGCCGGACCTCGGTAGCGTCGAGGCCATGTCAGTAGTGGACAGCCCCGTCGACTGGGTGAAGCAGCACATCCAGCGCTACGTCGAGACGAACGGCGCCGAGGGCCACGAGTGGCGGCCGGGCGTCTTCACCCTCCTGCTCACCACGACCGGCCGGAAGTCCGGCCGGTCGCGCCGCACCGCGCTGATCTACCAGCCGCACGGCGACGCGTACGTGGTGGTCGCCTCCCAGGGCGGTGCGCCCGACCACCCCGCCTGGTTCAAGAACCTCGTCGAGGACGACTCGGTCGAGGTCCAGGTCGCGGCGGACAAGTTCCGGGCGCGGGCACGGGTGGCGACCCCCGAGGAGCGGCCCGCGCTGTGGGCGCTCATGACCGAGGTGTGGCCGGCCTACGACGAGTACGCCGCCAAGACCGACCGCGAGATCCCGCTCGTCGTGCTGGAACGCGCCTAGACCTCCCGGCCCGCGGTCTCCGCCGGGGTCTCCACCGGCGGGATTTCCACCGGCGGGATCTCCACCGGCGGGATCTCCACCGCCGCGCCGGTCACCGCGACCCGCGGGTCGTCCGGGGAGACGCGCACGGTCAGCGTGCTCGGCCGGCCCATGTCCACGCCCTGGTGGACGGTCAGCACGCGCGGCGCGGTCACCAGGCCCAGCAGGCGCAGGTAACCGCCGAACGCCGCGGCCGCCGCCCCGGTGGCGGCGTCCTCGACGACCCCGCCGACCGGGAACGGGTCGCGGGCGTCGAAGGTGTCCTCGTCGCGCTGGTGCACCAGGTGCGCGGTGACGGCGCCGCGCGCCCGCAGCAGGTCGCCCAGGGCGTCGAAGTCGTAGTCGAGCGCGGCCAACCGAGCCCGGTCGCGCACCGCGACCACGAGGTGCCGCGCGCCGCCGAACGCCCAGTGCGCGGGGTAGCGCGGGTCCAGGTCGGCGGCGTCCCAGCGCAGCGCCGCGAGTGCGGCGGCGACGTCCTCGTCGGAGGCGGGTTCGGACGACGTGGGGACGCTGGTCAGGGTCGCCGTGACGCCGTCGGTGTCGATCTCCACCGGACCGGCCGCGGTGTGGAAGCGCAGCGTGCCGGTGCGGCCGAGGGCGACCGCGGTGGCGACCGTGGCGTGGCCGCAGAACGGGACCTCCACCAGCGGGCTGAAATAGCGCACGTCGTACTCGCCGGCGGTGTCGCGGGGGACGGCGAAGGCGGTCTCGGAGTAGCCGATCGCGGCGGCGATCCGGAGCATCGCGGCGTCGTCGAGACCGGTGGCGTCGAGCACCACACCGGCGGGGTTGCCGCCCGCCGGGTCGCTGCTGAACGCGCTGTAGCGGAGGATGGCGGGTTCGGCCCGCCGGGTGCCGGGTGTCGCGGTGGTCATGGGACCCAGGGTCCCCCACGTGCCGTCATCGAGTCCAACGATTCCTCGTGATGGCCTCGATCGCTATCCTCGATCCGGTGGACACCCGCCTCCTGCGCACCCTCCTGGTGCTCGCGCGCACGAGCAGCTTCACCGCCACCGCGGCCGAGCTGCACCTCGTGCAATCCACGGTGACCAGCCAGGTCAAGGCGCTGGAGCGGCACCTCGGCGCGCGGCTGTTCGACCGCCTGCCCACCGGGGCCCGGCTGACCGAGGCCGGTCGGCAGGCCGTCGAGCACGCGCGGGAGGTGCTGACGGCCGAGCAGCGGCTGCGGGACGCGGTGCGCGGCGGCACCGCCGTGGAGGGGGACGTGCGGCTGGCCGCGCCGGAGTCCGTGTGCGCCTACCGGCTGCCCCAGCGGGTGGCCGACGTGGCGATGCGCTACCCCGGCATCCGCGTGCACCTGTCGCCCGCCGGGACCAGGCAGGCGCTCGCCGGCGTCCGCGACGGCACGCTCGACCTCGCCCTGGTGCTGGAGGACACCGTCGTCGCGCCGGGGCTGAAGGTGACGGCGGTCGGCGTCGAGCCGGTCGAGCTGGTGTCCGCGCCGGGTGTCGTCCTCGATGACCGGTACTTCCTGCTGGAGGAGGGCTGCTCCTACAGCGACCGGTTCGTGCGCGAGCTGTCGGCGGCGTCGAGCGTCACCCGGTTCGGCAGCATCGAGGCCGTCCGCTCGTGCGTGGTGGCGGGCCTGGGCTGGGCCGTGCTGCCCCGCGTGGCGGTCGCCGAGCACCTGGACGCGGGCACCCTCCACCGGGTGCGCGAACTCCCCGACAGCACCCTCTTCCTGGTCACCGACCCCCGCCGCACCCCCTCGTCCGCCGTCCGGGCCGTGATCACCGCGACGACCTGACCCGAACTCACGACTCACCCGACCCGGACTTACGACTCGCGCGACCCGGACTTACGACTCGCGCGACCCGAACTTACGACTCGCGCGGCGTGAACTTACGACTCGCGCGAGTCGTAAGTCCGGGCCCCGCGAGTCGTGAGTTCGGGTCGGGTGAGTTCTGCGTTCAGGTCCGGGTGGCCAGGCGGGTCAGCATGGCTTCGCAGGTGCGGACCACCACGGCGGCCGCCTGGCGCTGGGCGTGGTCGAGGGTGGGGTCGGCGGTGTGGTCGCGCCAGCGGTTCAGGGTGTCCAGGACCGCGTGCCGGAGTTCGGGGGCGGTGGGCTCGTACTCCATGCCCAGGCGGGTCGGCAGGTCCGTGCCCAGGCCGCCGACCAGGCGGGACGCCTCGGGCTCCAGGTCGTCGGGGAGACGGGTCCGGCCGCCTTGCAGCGCGGCCAGCAGGCGCAGTTCGCGGAAGTCGTGGGCCGTGGCCAGGACGCGCTCCAGGGCCGCCGCCAGCGGGGCCGAGCCGGGACGGGGTTCGGCGCGCAGCACGACGTCCAGCCCGAGCAGCGCGGACCGCGCCTTGAGCACCTCGCGCCGCTCGGTGAAGTACACGCCGATCGAGTCGCGCAGCTCGCCCAGACCGCTGCGCTGCACGAGCTGACCGGTCAGCTTGACCTGGGTGTCGAAGCCCTGGCGGATCAACGTCGTGGTCAGCCGCACGCCGAACACGCCGAACCGCTCCACCAGCCCACGCCGCACCGCCGGGTCCAGCCGCACCGGGAAGTCGTCGCCCACGAACCGGTCGGCGGACAGCAGGTGGTCCTCCAGCTCGGTGCGGGCGAGGGAGGCCAGTGCCGACAGCGCGGCGAACTCGTCGGCGCGGATGGTGCGCCCGGCCACCGCGAGCAGCCCGGCCACCGCGACCACGTTCTGGCACAGCGGTTTCACCGCCGCCTCGCGCCGGTAGCGGCGGGCGATCTGCTTGGCCGAGGACAGCGCGTCGATCCGGCCGCCGCCGATCTCGTCGGCGCGCGCCAGCACCAGCACGGTGTTCACCGGCGCGGCCCGCGCCACGGGGTGGTCGTGCGCGGTGCGCAGGAACCGCACGTCGTCGGTGTGCAGGTGCCGGGTCAGGTACAGCACGGCGTCGGCCTCGCCGTACACCTGCTCGACCGGCGTGCCGCCGGGCGTGTCCACCAGGGTGAGGTCGCGCAGCGACCGCGACGGCCACTGGACCACGACCCGCTCCGCGTCCGGCGCGTCGACGAACGCCCTGCCGTCGCGCCGCACCACGGGCACCTCGTACTGCCCGACCCAGGCGCGGGGCTGCTGCCCGTCGTAGTACCAGGTGGTCGCCCCGGTGGGCGCGAACTCCTCGCCGATCAGCGCGCTGACCACGGTCGACTTGCCGGAACGCGGCCCGCCCGCCACCGCCACCCGCACCGGCTCGGTGAACCGCTGCCGGTGCCCGCGCAGCCACGCCACCGCGCGCGGGCTGTCCCGGTAGACCGCCAGCGCCTCCTCCAGCAGCGACCACACCTCGTCACCGAGCGAGTCGGAAGGTGCGGGAGGGGCGGGGGAGTCGGGCGGGGGGAGGGTCATGCGCTGATGCCCAGTTGCGGGGCCTGCCCCCCGGCCAGCGCCTGCACGCGCTGGTAGAGGGCGACGAGGGCGTCCAGTTCGCGCTTGGCCTCGCGGTTGCGGCGCTCCCGCTCGGACGTGTCGTCCTGCACGGCGCGGCGCGCGCTGCGGGCCGATTCGAGCAGCGTCTCCTGCATCTCCTCGGCTAGCGTGGAGAAGTGGTTGCGCAGGTTGCGCTGCACGAGCCGGGCCGCGTCGCGGCAGTCCTTGCTGAACTTGATGAAGAAGTCGTCGACGTGCCGGGCGGCGGCGGCCTTCGCGGCGGCCTGGCGGCGGCGCAGCCGCTGGTCGCCCTCGTCCACGATGGACTTGCCGCCGAACAGCGCGCCCGCGCCCAGCGAGATGGCGTTGATCAGCGGCATCCCGGCGAGGCTGGTGGCCAGGCCGAGCATCAGCACGCCGCCGTACGAGCCCTTCAGGCCGGTGAACGCCTTCTGCGCCAGCGTGAACCTCTCGATCAGCGGCTTGTCCATCGGCGACACGCGGTCGAGCACGTCGTCCGGGAACAGCGACTCGGGCAGCAGGTCGTCGCGCGGCACGGGGAAGCTCCTGGCCACCTTCCCGGCCACCCACTCGGAGCGCTCCAGCAGCCAGGCGAAGTTCGCGGTGGCGGCCTCGGTGAGGTTGTCCTCCAGCCACTCCTCGAACTTCTCCCAGCCCAGCACCGGGTCCGCCGTCTCGAACGTCCGCTCGACCTCGCGCAGGATGCGCCGGGTCCGGTCGCGCAGGTCGTGCTCGATGTCCGACACCAGGTCGGCCATCTCGTCGGCCAGCACGGTCTGCCAGCGCGCGGACCGGCGGCGCAGCTCGTCGATGCGGCGCTGCGCCTCGTTCAGCGCGGCCAGGGTGTCCTCGGCGCGGCGCGACCCCTGGGCGGACAGCTCCTCGCGGATCGGTGCGACGAGCTGCTTGATCGCGGACGCGGCGGTGACCGCGACCGAGCGGCGGGCCAGCACGTCGGCGGCGGCCACGATGTCCTGCTGCACGCACGCCAGCAGCTCGGGGAACCCGGACTCGGCGTTCAGCGCCTTGTCGCCGGTCCTGGCGGCGCGCAGCCGCAGCGCGGCCGACACCGGGACGATCTTCACGGCCACGCCCGCGCGCGTCAGGTGCGCCCGGTTGCGCTCGACGACCCGTCGCCACTGCGGCGAGATGTCGATCTTGGTCAGCACCACGGTGACGTTCGGGCACGACGTCATGACCTGCTTGAGCAGCTCCACCTCGGACGCGGTCAGCTCGGCCGTCGCGTCGGACACCATGAGCACCGCGTCGGCCTGGAGCAGGGCGGCGAACGTGCTGGCGGTGTGCGCGGGCCGCAGGTCGCCGACACCGGGGGTGTCGATCAGCACGAGGCCGGAGCCGAGCAGCGCGCGCGGGATGCCGACCTCGGCGCGCACCACGTCGCCGCCGAGGTCCTGCGCGGCGCTGCCCAGCTCGTCCAGCGGCACGGGGATGCGCTCGGTGGGCGTGTTCGCGATGGTCGCGCCCCGCACGAGCGCCGCCGACGGCGTCTCCGCGTGCTGCACGAACGTGGGCACGGGGGTCGTGACGTCGTCGCCGACCGCGCACACCGGGGCGTTCACCATGGCGTTGACCAGTTGGCTCTTGCCCTGCTTCGGCTCGCCCATGACGAGCACCCGGAGCTTCGGGTCGAGCTGGCGGGTGCGCTTCTCGCGCAACCGCTCCGCCAGGTCGGGCCGGTTGTGCGCGGCGCAGGCCCGGATCGTGTCGTCGAGCACGTCGAGCCAGGGCGCGGACATCACCCGGAAGAGTGTGCCGCTACTCCGCCCCGGAGTGGAAGTGAGGGCCGGCCCCGCCGCGTGGGCGGGGCCGGCCCCCTGGTGCTCGGTCGGCGTCAGAACAGCAGGTCGTCCACGCCGAGGGAGTCCACGACCGGCAGGTCGAGGCCGCCCACCGCGCCGGTGACCGTGCCGGTGACGTTGGTCACGACGCCGTCGACACCGGCGGTGTGCGCGACGGCGCCCACCGTGTCGGTGACGGCCGCGAGCGGGGCGTCGTCCTCGACGGTGTGGTGCTGCCCCAGGCCCCGGCCGGAGACGTCCAGGTCGAGGCCCCGGCCGAGGTCGCCCGCGGGCAGGGTGCTGGTGAGGCCACCGGTCACGTCGCCGAGCACGCCGTGCAGCGTGTCGAGCGAGCCGAACGCGGTGCTGGTCAGGCCGTCCGCGCCGGGCAGCGAGCCGGTGACCCCACCCGCGGTGGCGACGGCGCCGTCGAGGCCGCCCGTCGCCGTGGAGGTCAGGTCGGAGACCTGACCGTGGGCGGTGTGCGGCGTGCCGTCCAGGGTGCCGGTCACGTCGTTCACCGCGGAGAAGTCACCCTCCACCGTCAGCTTGGCCGAGCCGGAGGCGTCGAGCAGGTCCCAGCTCGACACGCCGCCGAACACGGTGAGGCCGCCGGCGTCCGCGCTGAGCGTGCCCGCCACGGCGGCCTTCACGTCACCGGCGCCGGTCGCGCCCGACAGCGCGATCTGGTCGGTGACGGCCTTGAGCCGGAAGATGGCGCCCGCGTGCCCGGCGTCGGCCAGGTCCAGCGGCAGGTCCTCCAGCAGCGAGCCGTCGAGAGCGGGCAGGCTCCCGGTCGGCACGTAGTCGAGGACCAGCGGGATGACTTCCTGCACGTCCAGCGCGCTGATGTCGCCCAGGCCCGCCTTCGCCAGGGTGCCCGCCGCGTCGGCCTGGAAGTCGGCGAGGGCGGTCGGGTCGCTCAGCAGGTCGAGGACGAAGTCGTGCAGCGTGGTGGGGCTGGTGCCCATGTCTGTCTCCAGGTCGGGGATGGCGAACGCGAAGAGGCGCGGACCGGCAGGGGGAGCCCGGCGATGGGGATCACGTTACGAGCGGGGGGAAGCCGGGCCATCGGGGATTACTCCCTGTAGATACCGCATCCACGATGGGGTGGTACTCGTTCACTCCCTAGGGGATTAGGGGATGCGGTTGTGACCTCCTCGTGATCCATGTAGGTGTTGGTCGTACTTCGAACAGGTGACCAAGGGAGGCTCCGCGTTGCCGTACGTCCTCGGGGTCGACGTGGGCACGACGCGCACCGCGGCGGCCGTGTGCCGGCTGGGTGGCGCCGGTCGGGCCGAGCCCGAGCCGGTGGGCCTGGGCGGTCCCGGCGGCGGCGTGGCCTCGGTCCTCCAGCTCACCCCGGACGGCGCGTTCGCGGTCGGCGAGCCGGGCGACCCCCGGTGCACGGCCACCGGGTTCGTCCGCCGGGTCGGCGACGCCGTGCCCGTGTTCCTGGACGGCGAGCCGTGCACCCCGGAGGAGCTGACCGCGCTGCTGGTCCGCTGGGTGGTCGACCAGGTGGCCCGCCGCGAGGGCGAACCGCCGGCGCACGTCGCGCTGGCCCACCCGGTCGGGTGGGGCGTCCACGCCAGGGGCCTCGCGCACCAGGCCCTGCGGGCGGCCGGGGTGGACGCCTCCCTGGTCCCCGAACCGGTCGCCGCCGCCCACAACCACGCGTTCGGCAGGCCGCGCCCGGGCGGTCCGGACGCCTTCCCCCTGAGCGCGTCCCCCTTGGGCGTCTTCGGCCTGGGCAGCCACGGTTCCTGCGCCGCCGTCGTGGGCCGGGACTTCGAGCTGGTGGCCGCGGTCGACGGCGTCGAGCAGGACGCGGGCGCCGCCTTCGACGACGCGGTCGCCGCGCACGTCCGGGCCTCCCTCGGTCGCGAGCTGGACGAGTTGGACGCCGACGACCCGCGCACCCGCGGCCTGTTCGCCCGGCTGCGGCGCGACTGCGAGGCGGCCAAGCGGCTGCTGTCCGGCACGGTGGAGA
This region of Saccharothrix longispora genomic DNA includes:
- a CDS encoding dynamin family protein gives rise to the protein MSAPWLDVLDDTIRACAAHNRPDLAERLREKRTRQLDPKLRVLVMGEPKQGKSQLVNAMVNAPVCAVGDDVTTPVPTFVQHAETPSAALVRGATIANTPTERIPVPLDELGSAAQDLGGDVVRAEVGIPRALLGSGLVLIDTPGVGDLRPAHTASTFAALLQADAVLMVSDATAELTASEVELLKQVMTSCPNVTVVLTKIDISPQWRRVVERNRAHLTRAGVAVKIVPVSAALRLRAARTGDKALNAESGFPELLACVQQDIVAAADVLARRSVAVTAASAIKQLVAPIREELSAQGSRRAEDTLAALNEAQRRIDELRRRSARWQTVLADEMADLVSDIEHDLRDRTRRILREVERTFETADPVLGWEKFEEWLEDNLTEAATANFAWLLERSEWVAGKVARSFPVPRDDLLPESLFPDDVLDRVSPMDKPLIERFTLAQKAFTGLKGSYGGVLMLGLATSLAGMPLINAISLGAGALFGGKSIVDEGDQRLRRRQAAAKAAAARHVDDFFIKFSKDCRDAARLVQRNLRNHFSTLAEEMQETLLESARSARRAVQDDTSERERRNREAKRELDALVALYQRVQALAGGQAPQLGISA
- a CDS encoding LysR family transcriptional regulator → MPELELRHLRAVCAIADEGSLTKAAARLGLTQPAMSAQLRTVERIVGGRLFDRTPAGSSPTDLGRQVVGTARLVLDEVDQLVSLARERTRGATPGPLLVGGVPTLFFGRFVEELRRAIPCSEVRTEITRGPSDLLELLVSGRVQLGVFDRFEGLERRETRGLEVRRLVSEPQFVALPETDPLGEQDEVDLAQLVDRDWVSPPDELLGNRIAIFTACSAAGFTPRFTHHVNEASTARGLVANGAVSFALPQSRSGDGIVVRPLRGAPLMVDLMLATRREGPAAGRAHDVFAAAARAYRALLPRNPRYARWWEEHPEAHREIDAALALERPAGD
- a CDS encoding IniB N-terminal domain-containing protein, encoding MGTSPTTLHDFVLDLLSDPTALADFQADAAGTLAKAGLGDISALDVQEVIPLVLDYVPTGSLPALDGSLLEDLPLDLADAGHAGAIFRLKAVTDQIALSGATGAGDVKAAVAGTLSADAGGLTVFGGVSSWDLLDASGSAKLTVEGDFSAVNDVTGTLDGTPHTAHGQVSDLTSTATGGLDGAVATAGGVTGSLPGADGLTSTAFGSLDTLHGVLGDVTGGLTSTLPAGDLGRGLDLDVSGRGLGQHHTVEDDAPLAAVTDTVGAVAHTAGVDGVVTNVTGTVTGAVGGLDLPVVDSLGVDDLLF
- a CDS encoding LysR family transcriptional regulator; translation: MDTRLLRTLLVLARTSSFTATAAELHLVQSTVTSQVKALERHLGARLFDRLPTGARLTEAGRQAVEHAREVLTAEQRLRDAVRGGTAVEGDVRLAAPESVCAYRLPQRVADVAMRYPGIRVHLSPAGTRQALAGVRDGTLDLALVLEDTVVAPGLKVTAVGVEPVELVSAPGVVLDDRYFLLEEGCSYSDRFVRELSAASSVTRFGSIEAVRSCVVAGLGWAVLPRVAVAEHLDAGTLHRVRELPDSTLFLVTDPRRTPSSAVRAVITATT
- a CDS encoding Hsp70 family protein; this encodes MTKGGSALPYVLGVDVGTTRTAAAVCRLGGAGRAEPEPVGLGGPGGGVASVLQLTPDGAFAVGEPGDPRCTATGFVRRVGDAVPVFLDGEPCTPEELTALLVRWVVDQVARREGEPPAHVALAHPVGWGVHARGLAHQALRAAGVDASLVPEPVAAAHNHAFGRPRPGGPDAFPLSASPLGVFGLGSHGSCAAVVGRDFELVAAVDGVEQDAGAAFDDAVAAHVRASLGRELDELDADDPRTRGLFARLRRDCEAAKRLLSGTVETSIPVHLPSGRVDVPLTRARFEELIRPPVEHAAAAFARLVANAGGVGTTVLVGGSARIPLVAAAVPGRVVLEAAPETSVVKGAALAARRFVVGPEDEPEPIETSVMVRDDDPLLRFPVGGLDASDAEIAAPPPPRPPVDITPLDLPERRTVKRVVRALAATGGRRRARDHEDGR
- a CDS encoding NAD(P)H-binding protein — its product is MTILITGATGHLGSLIIEHARRLAPTGEVLGSARDPRKAEHAGVEVRPGDFAGDLSSTFAGVDRLVLVSADGPNRLDLHRAAVRAAVDAGVRHVLYTSVTDADTSPLSLAADHAATERLIRASGLAFTFLRNGMYHENYLNPGPVVTAAGDGRIASASRDDLALAAAVAATTDGHEGVAYELTGPRAWSFDELAALRGTTHTKVTAEERVAGLRGFDLPDSLAELLTDIEVNIGRGALSEVRPDLEKLIGRAPTTIEDAARAAA
- a CDS encoding nitroreductase family deazaflavin-dependent oxidoreductase; this encodes MSVVDSPVDWVKQHIQRYVETNGAEGHEWRPGVFTLLLTTTGRKSGRSRRTALIYQPHGDAYVVVASQGGAPDHPAWFKNLVEDDSVEVQVAADKFRARARVATPEERPALWALMTEVWPAYDEYAAKTDREIPLVVLERA
- a CDS encoding PhzF family phenazine biosynthesis protein; this encodes MTTATPGTRRAEPAILRYSAFSSDPAGGNPAGVVLDATGLDDAAMLRIAAAIGYSETAFAVPRDTAGEYDVRYFSPLVEVPFCGHATVATAVALGRTGTLRFHTAAGPVEIDTDGVTATLTSVPTSSEPASDEDVAAALAALRWDAADLDPRYPAHWAFGGARHLVVAVRDRARLAALDYDFDALGDLLRARGAVTAHLVHQRDEDTFDARDPFPVGGVVEDAATGAAAAAFGGYLRLLGLVTAPRVLTVHQGVDMGRPSTLTVRVSPDDPRVAVTGAAVEIPPVEIPPVEIPPVETPAETAGREV